The nucleotide sequence GGCTGACGAAGGGCTGGGGTAGGTCTTGGGCTGAGGTAGGGCTGATGTAGGGCTGGGCCTCGGGTAGGGCTGGGTCTGAGGTAGGGCTGATGTAGGGCTGGGCCTGGGGTAGGGCTGGGGCTGAGGTAGGGCTGGGCCTGGGATAGGGCTGGGGCTGAGGTAGAGCTGGACTGGGGCTGAGGTAGAGTTGGGGCTGAGGCTGAGGTAGGACTGGGCTATGAAAGCGGCAATGATGGCCAGAACTGCATTTTAACATTGTGGAACAGCGTTTAAACTCAGGAGGAGAAAAGATGGCAAGGATGCAGAGATCTGAGAGAGATCTGAGAGAGATCTGAGAGAGATCTGAGAGagagatctgagagagagagagatctgagagagagagagagagagagagagagagagagagagagagagagagagagagagagagagagagagagagagagagagagagagagagagagagagagagagagagagagagagagagagagagagagagagagagagagagagagagagagagagagagagagagagagagagagagagagactgctgacGGAGAGAACAAAGAGACCAGCCTCAGtaaatggagagagggggggggggggggggagagatggTGTCAGAATGGCGTCATGCTAGATAGCTAGTGTGTAGGCATGTGGAAAGGTGGCATGATGGACCCGAACACATGTGGGGGCGGCTGCAGCTCACGTGTGTATGTGGGGaaaggggaggtgtgtgtgtgtgtgtgtgtgtgtgcgtgcgtgcgtgcgtgcgtgtctagCACATCTCATGGTGGACACACTCCCTATATCTACTAGGAACTAGAATGGCAAAATTCACATATTCGTCATCAACACAACGGCATACACATGAACAGAAACGATTTTACCAACGCTCCCTACACAAGATTCTGCCTTGTGTGTAGCTCGTTTGTCAGCCAAGGTCAAATAACTGACACaatgatttctctctctctctccccctctcttcctctgtctccttttctctccctccctcatttccaccctttctctttccatctctctctccctgcttcctctctctccctgatccatctctctccctgctccatctctccctctctctccctgatccatctctctctctctctccctgctccatctctctccctctctctccctgctccatccctctccctgatccatctctctccctgctccatctctctctctctctccctgctccatctctctccctgctccaactctctccctgctccatctctctccctgctccatctctctccctctttctccctgctccatccctctccctgatccatctctctccctgctccatctctctctctctccctgctccatctctctccctgctccaactctctccctgctccatctctctccctgctccaactctctccctgctccatctctctccctgctccctctctctccctgctccatccctctccctgatccatctctctccctgctccatctctctccctctctctccctgctccatctctctccctgctccaaCTCTCTCCCTGCTCCAACCCTCTCCctgatccatctctctccctgctccatctctctccctctctctccctgatccatccctctccctgatccatctctctccctgttccatctctctccctgtcccatctctctcccttctccctctctctccctgctccatctctctccctgctccctttctctctccctgctccctctctctcccttctccctctctctctttcacagcaACAATGTCTGACAAACCTGACCTGACCGAGATCGCCTGTTTCGACAAGACCAAACTGAAGAAGACTGAGACGAAAGAGAAGAACCCCCTGCCAACCAAAGAGAGTGAGTGATCATGGCAGTgtggtgtgtgtactgtatgtgtgtgtgttttaagggTGTGGTAAGGGAAGGGTTCATTCTGCCTCTGCAGTgctcttcctttccttctctcccccctctctctcgctcgctctctctccccttcaccctctccccctctctctcgttctcttcccctaactctctctcccccctccctctctctctctcactctctctctcatacccccctctctctccccctccctttctctctctctctctcgcgctctctctctcatacccccctctctctctccccctccccccccccccatctctctctctctcccctgcagtCATCTTAGCAGCTATAGGTGTTGTCAGTTCTACTGCTGTCAACCTTCCTCTAGCTCTGCAGTATACAAACACTTCTCTACTACAAATCACTGAATCAGCAGCATCACTCTCTCCCTATAGGCCcaggtcaaagtagtgcactatttagggaatagggtaccatttgggtcGCACACTGTATCGTCTCTGCAACGCAACCATACGCGACCGGAGCCCAATTCACATTCTCCCTCCCCAACATCTCCACcacatgtgtacagtatgtgtcttcCTGTCTTCTGTTTCAGCTATTGAacaggaaaggaaaggggatGCCACGCCTTAATGTGACTTggtgaagaagaggagaagaggaggagaggaaaaccggagaggagacagagatgcCACCAACAAAATCACTTTGTTTTGT is from Salvelinus namaycush isolate Seneca chromosome 17, SaNama_1.0, whole genome shotgun sequence and encodes:
- the LOC120062049 gene encoding thymosin beta-like, with translation MSDKPDLTEIACFDKTKLKKTETKEKNPLPTKETIEQERKGDATP